The following DNA comes from cyanobiont of Ornithocercus magnificus.
TTGGCGCATCGCCGCGAGATCGATAGGTTGCGTGGGCAGTTAGATCAGAAAGGACTAACCCTGATACCACTTAACCTCCATCTCAAGCGTTCCTGGATTAAGCTGACTCTTGGTTTGGGTAAAGGTCGTAAGCTGCACGATAAACGCCAGGCAGAGAAAAAAAAGGTTGCTGACCGAGAAGCGCAACAGGCTATTGCCCGTTACTGAAGATCCTAGACAGGTATAGTTCTATTAGAATCTAAATCAACCATAAATTCAGGAACCATAGCGGGTAGAAAAGTATATAGTGACTTGGAGATCTGAGTACTTGTGATAAAGCTAAATTATCGAAGCAAATCTTCAGTGAGAATATCTTTGCTAGTAATCAATTTATTCTAGCAGTAATAACTGCTGGCAATAAACTAGTACGATAGGCTAATGTAATTAACCCAGAAGCCATACCCTTATTAGTAACAACCAATTGTAATGGCGAGCCAGTATCTGGGCCGACTTTTATAACCGGAGCTAAACCTTGATTAACGATTACCTTGCCATTGTTTCCAAATATCACTATTTGCATTAACGGTGTGCCCTTGGCAGTAAGGATTAAGTGGTTTCTGGGCAGCATACAAATTGTAATCAAGCGAGCTCCACGAGCTGGTACCCAAGCAGATAAGGTTGTGGATTCACTCGTCCAGGCGATAACTGATTTGATATTCACGTCCTCAAGCCTCTGCAAGGCAGCCGCATACCAAAGCTGACGATAAGGCTCTGGCGGCTTGCGACCTAAAATGGCCCTAGGCATAAATCTTGACTGAATACTGATATTGATGAACCGATCCACAGCTGGAGCACTAATACCTGCATCAGCAAGTGCTCGAAGCTGCGCTCGCCAGTCAACAACCTTCAGATTTCCAAGTCGCAAACGTAGCTGGGGGGGTAGCTGCTCAATGCGGGTTAGCCACTCTTCAGCTAGTTCACTCCAAACATGTTGTAATAACGCATCCTCAGCAGAGCTATTTAGCAAGCGGCTTGCCGAGTTAAGGTCATGGTTCAGCATGCTCGTGTCTACTAACTGGAAAAACCAGCTACGGTTAACTTGCAAGGCTCGTAGCCTGCTAATCAGATATTGACGTTGACTCATATCTGCCGATGACGGTACGGTAGTTATTGATGAATAGTTCACTAAATCCTCTGGCATATTAGATGACAATCTGGCTCGGTGCGTGCCACTACGGCCTAGCAGCAACCAGCCAACTGTAGTAACAAACAATACTAATAGAAATAGCACCCCAACCATAGGCCAGATATGACCCTCTCTAGCTTGCTCGCGCTCAGCTATGCGTCTACGGGAATCTAGACCGCAACTTGCAAACCATACATACATAACCTAGATATAAGCTCTGTGGGTTCTGATACCAGTCAAAACCTGATCGCAGGAATACTGCACATATTCCCTGCTTAGTTGGCATGTCTCAATATAGTACTGCCGGTCGAGATACACAGCGTTGTTTGCCTGAAGCTTTTGTGTTCTACTGCAGATGCTAGAAAACTACAATTGCACAAACTCCGAACACCAAGCATACAAATTATGTCCAGATAATAAACTACCTTAGCAGCAAAGCCACTCCTCAAGGGCTTGCTATACAAGTAAGGTTTCTAGTCACTGTTACAGGATCAAGAGCTACAGACCTGCACTTCAATTTAGGTGAAGTCACATTTATTACAAATCTTAACAGAGTCCACAGCTTACTTAAAGTTGTCTAAAGATTCCCACTAGAAGTCATTGCCCTCAAAACAAAGCTACAGCTATAGCGTAGTATGCCCAATAGCGAGCCCCGTTCCCATTTCAGGCTTTATTTATCAGGAAAAGTGCCACTAGCTGCGCTAAATCCTCATATAAGGTATCTAGGGTCTACTGAACGTTAGCACCGCTATGGTTCTTCCAACGTCTGTGTCAAACCCATCTACAGACTTAGCTACACACCTTCAAGAAGTAAGACATTCTAGCGAGCTGCTAATCAAGCCGCTGGAGTTGGAGGATCTATGTTTACAGGGCATGGAAGAAGCCAGTCCCCCAAAGTGGCACTTGGCTCATACCAACTGGTTCTTCGAGAGTCTTGTGTTACGTCCTGGACTTCCTGGATTCACTGCTATTGATCCACGCTGGGATCTTTTATTCAACTCATACTATGAATCTCTTGGAAAACGTTACCCACGTTTGCACCGCGGCCTGCTCAGCCGTCCTACAATTACAGAAATCTTAGACTGGCGACGGCGCGTAGATATTGGGCTCGCCCAACTGCTTCAGAATAGAAGTCTCTCACCTGAAAAGCGCGCTCTCGTCGAGCTAGGCTTACATCACGAGCAACAACATCAGGAGTTGCTACTCATGGACTTGCTTGACGGGTTCAGCCGCCAACCGCTTGAGCCAGTCTATCAACACAATTGGCGTAATCCGCCTGTAGTGAAAGGGTCGCAGACTTGGCTAAGCTGCGATGGTGGTTTGGTGACAATTGGGACCAGCAACGGCTTCCACTTTGATAACGAAGGGCCGCCTCATCAGGTTTGGCTAGAGCCCTTTATGATATCAGACCGCTTGGTAACTAACAATGATTACGTAGGCTTCATTGCCGACAATGGGTATAACAGGCCGGAGCTATGGATGAGTGAAGGCTGGTCTATCTGCCAACAGGAGTGTTGGCAAGCACCGTGCTACTGGCGCAGGGAGGATAGCTGTGCAGACTGGTCTTGGGAATTTACCTTAGCAGGCCGTTGTCTATTAAACCCTGATGCTCCTGTGCGCCACCTCAGTTGGTTCGAGGCCGATGCTTATGCACGCTGGGCAAGTGCTCGGCTGCCTCTTGAAACGGAATGGGAGCAAGCAAGACGTCAATATGGCAACCTGCTACAGGAGGCACATGGTATACTATGGCAGTGGACGGCTAGTCCATACCGGCCCTACGTAGGCTATGTTCCTGCTGCTGGTGCAGTTGGTGAGTACAATGGTAAATTCATGACTTCCCAATTTGTGTTGCGTGGTAGCAGTGCGCTGACACCTGCCGGACATGCCCGTGATACCTACAGAAATTTTTTCCCACCAGCAAGCCGTTGGATAGCAGCTGGTTTCCGCTTAGCACTACATCATAGCAGATGAAATTCCCTGCTGCTAATCTAATCGATTTGCATCCAGCTCCAGCTGATATGAAGCGTTTAGTATGCCAAGGCTTAAGACGCCGACCGCGTCAATTACCTGCCTGGTTTCTCTACGATATTGAGGGATCTAAGTTATTTGACCGTATCTGCGAGCAACCAGAGTATAGCTTGATGCGCACTGAAACCAGGCTAATAGAACAGCAAGCCTCTGCCATTGCTCAGGAACTGTGCAAACATGGCCAAAATCTAAATACTGCGATCATTGAGTTTGGCGCTGGTAGTGCTCGCAAAGTAGGACCGTTGTTGCAAGCCCTGAAACCGGACTCTTACATTGCACTTGACATTAGCTACACACATCTGCAGTTATCTATCGAGAGTTTGCAACGTCTTTACCCAGATGTCTCAGTGCTAGGAATTTGTTGCGATCATAGCAAGCTTGAGAAGTTGCCAGCTCATCCGCTAATAGGAGAGCATCACTGCATAGGTTTCTTCCCGGGTAGTTCTTTGGGTAACTTCAGTTCAGAGGAAGCAGTGGCACTGCTAAAGGGCTTCCGCCGCTTACTAAATGGCGGCCCACTATTGCTGGGCCTTGACCATCCGAAAGCGCCCTCTCGTCTAGAGGCAGCCTATAATGATGCGGCGGGTGTCTCTGCAGCTTTTGCACGTAACCTGCTAAAGCGACTCAACCTAGAGTTGAGGGGGGACTTTATTGTTGAGCAATTTGACTATCGTGCCTGCTGGCAGCCAGAGCATAGACGCATAGCAATGGCGTTGATCAGCTGCCAAGATCAGCAAGTAAACGTCGCTGGGCAGCGGTGGAATTTTAGCAGTGGCGAGGAGCTAATCACAGAATACAGCGTAAAATATGACCCGAGAGCAGCTTGCTCGATTGCTGCTCAAGCTGGCTGGCGCTGTCGTACACGCTGGCATGACCCAGATGATGACTTATCACTTCATTTACTGGAAACATCAGCTTAAGCTAGGACTATGGTAAGGTTTTTAGATTTACTGGGGCTAATGCACGGGGGGCTGTCTGCTTTAGGCAACTCTAGGTAATAGAAGATCGCGAAGAAACATTACTTGCTATCAGGGCTGACAATCTAGAATAGGTAACAGATACAGAATAATAACCTCAGAGTCAGCGGTCAGCCAGACAATCTAGAACAGTCGAGCTGTTTAGGCTGTGCATGTAAATGCACGCTGCAAGTAGTAAGGGCTAGGCCAAAACTTCTCTTGAGGAACTAAATTCTAGAGGGGGTATCAAATCCTGTTCAGAGCTTGATAAGCATGTAGTACTGGAGGAGATCAAGCCTTAAAGCTAAGCTAATGGCATCAACACAGACTAAAGCCAACCAGATTAGGACTTTGGTGCTGGTGGTTCTAAGCTGACATTTTCAGGTGGCGGAGTCGGATCAGGATCAGCAATTAACATGTGCTGGAGCACAATTTCAGGACGCTCACTATCGCGCCAGCGGATCCGGTAGGCGGGCATTTTTGTACCCCGGCTAGTGGTCTGTTCGACAGGCTCCATGACCCATCCCCGTCGGGATCGGCCCTGCGGATTTCGCTTGACCACTGCATCAGCATGTTTGAAGCGGAAACCTACGCGCTCGCCACTCATGGGAAGAGGATTCTGCCACTAGGTTAATTATCCATGTTGAGGGCTCTCAGGCCGCAGTAGAGGGAAAGCTATTACGTCACGTATAGAGGGGCTATCAGTGAGCAGCATTACCAGCCGGTCAATGCCAATACCAAGTCCTCCAGTAGGTGGCATACCAATCTCAAGAGCTTGCAGAAAGTCCTCATCGATAGAGTGAGCTTCAAGATTGCCAGTCTGCCGACGCTGCTGCTGGATCTCGAAACGTTGGCGCTGGTCAACAGGATCAATCAACTCGCTGAAAGCATTGGCAACCTCGCGACCGGCTATAAAAAGCTCAAAGCGCTCAGCAAGACCTGGCTTGGTACGATGTAAGCGTGCCAGTGGCGAGATTTCGGCAGGATAATCCATAACAAATGTCGGCTGGATGAGTTCAGCCTCAACTGTCTGCTCGAAAGCCTCGTTGAGCAGTTGCCCAACACTATAAGTGGGCCCCGGTACTCGCAATCCTGCTTTTGTCATTGCTGCTGCAGCTGCATGCCAGTTTGGAAAAATAGTGAAGTCTATTCCAGTAGCCTCCTCGACTAGTGCATGCATACTAATGCGCCGCCAAGGGGGTGTGAGATTGATCTCTTGACCTTGATAGCTAAGAACTGTCCCGCTACAAACTTGCTGGCAGACTGAGCTAATTAGTTCCTCACTAAGGTGCATCATATCAGTATAGTCAGTATAGGCTTGATAAATTTCAACAGAGGTAAACTCCGGGTTATGATAAGTACTAACCCCTTCGTTACGAAATATACGCCCCAGTTCATAAACTCTCTCAAACCCTCCTACTACCAATCGCTTGAGGTGAAGTTCAGTTGCGATGCGCAGGTATAGCGGTAGATTAAGGGCGTTGTGGTGTGTGGTGAACGGACGAGCATCGGCACCACCAGCTTCAGATTGAAGTATAGGTGTCTCGATCTCTAGGAAGTTGTGGTTATCGAGCCAGCGTCGGATCGCACTAACTGCAAGAGCACGACGGCGAAAAGTCTGGCGTGATTCAGGTGTAATAACCAAGTCTAAGTAGCGCTGCCGGTAGCGTTTTTCAATATTAGTAAGGCCGTGCCACTTATCTGGTAGGGGCTGTAGTGCTTTAGAAAGCATAGACCACTGTTTTACCTTAACTGAAAGCTCACCACGGTCTGTGCGGCGCAACGTGCCCTTGACACCAATCAGGTCACCAGCATCGATCAGCTCAGTGAGCTGCGTGAAGCTCTCACCAAGTATGGTTTTCTCTAAGAAAAGCTGAATGGTGGATGTCTCATCAGCGAGGGTGAAGAAGGCAAGCCGTCCCATCACCCGGCGCGTCATTATCCGGCCAGCTATAGCTACGGTGATGTTTCGTTCCTCACCCTTTGGCAAGTTTGTGTGCGCTAGCTGAAGTTCTTCTGCTCGATGGGTTTGCTCGAAGCGAAGCCCATAGGGCTCTATGCCAGCTTCCTTTAAAGAGCGGGATTTTTCGAGACGGATTTTACGCAAGTTGGGCACAGCAACAGCCTTTCAGTCAGAGTTATCTTGCACACTCAGCTGACTGCAGAGGTTGTTATCTCTCCAAAGCGTTGAGAGGCGTAGCCAATACCTCGCACAGTAAGAATTAGCTCGGGATTACGAGGGTCAGGCTCCAGCTTGCCTCGAAGCCGAACCACGTAGACATCGACTACGCGTAAGTCAGCAGCGCGGCGCGGTGGATAGCCCCAAAGCTGCTCGAGAATTTCAGCACGAGGAATAACCCGGCCAGGCTCACGAAACAGCAGCTCGAGTAAGCTAAATTCTGTATAGGTAAGTGCAATATTATCGCCCGCACGACTGACTTGCCGACGATTAGTATCAACTATGAGATCAGCTACACGTAATACACCCTGACTATTAGATATTTCCCTCAACTCACTAACAGAAGGGCAACGGCCCACGCGTCTCAAAATAGTAGTGATACGTACCTCAAGTTCCTTTGGGCTAAACGGTTTTAGTAAGTAATCGTCTGCTCCGAGATCAAGACCAGCTACTCTCTCAGAGATCGCTTCTAAAGCTGTTAGGAAAATAATCGGCACACAAGACTCTGCCCGCAGTCTTCGGCAGACAGCAAAACCGTCAAGTTTAGGCAACATGACGTCTAGGACAATTAGGTCAGGGTGCTCACGATGGAAAATTTCAAGGGCTTGCTCACCATCTTGGGCGCAGATCACGCGGTGACCTGCTAGCTGCAAACGGGCTACTAACACACGCTGTACTATCTGCTCATCATCAACGACTAGGATCGTTGACTTAGCAGAAAGTGGTTCACCTAGCCGCTCACCGGTGCTTCGCCCGGATTGAAGAGGGCTCACCGCGGCCATCCTGCGATACAGTGAAGGAGACGACATTAAACGGACAGCACGATATCAATAGGGGTGGGAAGCGCATAGACTTGCAGGTTACAGATTGTCTTAACAATTGCTTACTATCCCCGATTAGAGAGCACTGGCATAGAGATCGAACTGCTGAGACGACTCAGTCATCAAGTTCTCAGCTTTGGTCTATACAAGTACGAGCTCGCTAAACCTAAATCAAAGATGACGCTTCACAACTGCACAACTATCTGCAAAGCCTGTCTTTTTCCCTACGATAGCATCGGACTTTTCTAACTATGCCCTACGATCATGCGATATAGTAAATCTTTTGCGAGGGTATTATAGAAAAACTTGTTTTCTATTGAGTCCCAAGTAAATAAACTCTAGGTTTAGCCGAAGTATGTTATTCAGATTTAGTGTTCATCGTCGCCACAGTAACAGGAGCCAAGATCCAACTATTGGCGTCAGCAATCCTGTAACAAGAGCTTGAGACAAGAGGCAACGCTGCCCCCAAGGAGCCAGTAGAGAGATAGTTCCTTTACCTATTAAGAGACTTTGGCCCCATAAAGTGAGACTGAGTAGTACACTACCTATCCAGGCTAATAGGCCAAGGTTAAGACTACGCTGAACCGGTGGTACACATCGACCCAATCGACCCCACCACCAGCCAAGTCCTGTAAGCCCCGGTACTTGGCTGATCTCCCCAATGCTGAGGCTATCTAGCGCCAGTCCAAGACAGAGGCCAGCGATTACTCCGGATACTGGGCCATCTACCAATGACCAAGGAAGAAGCCAGATCACAGCCCAGGAGGGGCCAACACCGCTTAGGCTGAGCCAAGAGGGTTCAGCTAGAGTCAGAAAAGGAACCAGTAGAGCAGAGGCGATGCAAGTCGGCTGACGGTGTAGACCAGACATCAATGGCGGCGATGAATCTGTGCCCAATCAATTGCCTGAGCTGTAGCAGTTAGCTGCACAACAGCCTGAGGAGACGGAACAGCACGCATATTTATGGACTGTACTATGCCAATTGGTAGGTTGGGTGGCAGAAGTGTGCTAGCGGGGGACGTACTGACTAGGTCGCCAGGTTGAATGCTTACATCCTTATTAATAAATTCCAGTCGCGGACGGTTTGTACCAGCACCAATTAACATCCCGTGCCGCTGTACACGGGGCAACCAAACACCAATACGGCTGCCAGGAGCAGTTAGAAGACGGACACGAGCTGTAGTGGGTGTAACGCTCTGAACACGGCCTAATAGGCCACCCGGACCAAGAACAGCATCCCCACGACTAACCCCATCCAAGGCACCACAGCCCAACTCAAGCTGCTGCCACCAACCCTCTACAGTGCGTGAGATTACAGCTGCCGACAGCCGCTGCACACCTGAAATATCTTCAAGTGCTACGAGCTCCCGCAGTCGTTTGTTGTCTTCTTCCAACAACTGCAGTCGCGATGCATTTTCTAAATCTACTCCAGACCGGATCCATTGATCCTGAGTAGGGCCCGGCCAAAATGGACGTGTAAGTAGGGCGTAAGCGTCCACAAATCCAGCGCCCTTACTCCATCTCACCAACCCAAGAGCAAGCACCAATAAAAGCCAATGGGGAAAGCCGTGCCAGCGTCTCCACCGTCCTTCCACAAGCCCAGGAATTGAGGGAGTCGTCAAACCTAAACGGTCACTGTGGCTCGGACAAATTCCGGAGTATCAAGAACACGCTGCAACCGTTTGTAGTCCTCGAGCACCTGGCCACAGCCGTTGACTACACAGAGCAGAGGATTTTCTGCTACGTGAGTGAAAATACCAGTTTCATGACTGATTCTATCACTGATACCTCGTACTAAGGCACCGCCACCAGCCAGCATGATACCGCGATCTACTATATCAGCAGCAAGTTCTGGTGGGGTGCGTTCGAGAGTGCGTTTAACTGCTTCAACAATTACATTGATGGGCTCTTTAATTGCCTCACGCAAGTCGCCTGCTCGGAGTTGAATCGTTCGTGGGAGTCCAGAGAGTAGATGTAGACCTCGTACATCTAGAACAGTTTGATCAAATTCGTCGTCAGGGTAAGCAGAGCCGATGCGGATCTTGATTTCCTCGGCAGTCCGCTCGCCAACTACAAGGTTATGGACTTTCTTGAGATATACACTAATTGCATCGCTGATCTCATCGCCAGCAACCCGCACAGACTCACTGAGAACAGTGCCTCCAAGGCTTAGCACAGCGACCTCAGTTGTACCACCGCCGATATCTACAATAATTGTGCCCACTGGCTCAGTGACGGGGAGACCAGCCCCGATCGCAGCCGCAACAGGCTCATCAATGAGATGGACTTCGCGCGCACCTGCAAGTCCTGCCTCACGTACAGCACGACGCTCGACGCCAGTAACACCGCTAGGAATGCCAACCACAAGGCGCGGTGCCATGATATCGCGACCCTCATTGCCTTTCTGAATGAAAGTTTTGAGCATTTGCTCCGCTGCGTCGAAGTCAGCAATAACCCCATCCCGGAGCGGCCGCACTGCGCGGATGTTGCCGGGAGTGCGACCGAGCATTAGTTTTGCTTCATCGCCAACAGCAAGGGGTACACCGCGTTCGAGGTCGATCGCTACTACTGAAGGCTCCTGCAGCACTATACCGCGGCCGAAGACATAAATGACTGTGTTAGCCGTGCCGAGGTCGATCCCGATGTCGCGCGAAAACTGAAAGCGACGGAACAGCACAGCGCCTGAGTCGGATCGGCGAATCATAGGTGCATAGCAGTACCACCCTAGCTATCCGCTGATCGTCATTAAGCTATGATTGGATTGGCTCCGAAGAGCCGCTAAGCGATTAGTTGTGAAGTATTGTCTACGGAGCTAGCCACAAGAAGAGTTAAAGAGTTATGGGTATCAACTCTGTTACGCTTGTTGGACGGGCTGGTCGAGATCCTGATGTTCGTTACTTTGAGTCTGGTAGCGTCGTCGCTAACCTCACCATAGCTGTCAATCGGCTTAGTCGCGATGATGAGCCTGACTGGTTCAACTTAGAAATTTGGGGGAAGCAAGCTCAAGTGGCTGCTGACTATGTGCATAAAGGCTCCCTGCTAGGTATAACAGGCAGCTATAAACTCGACCGCTGGGCTGACCGAAACAGTGGTGAGGAACGTGCAAAGCCTGTTATCCGCGTAGATAGACTGGAATTATTAGGGTCAAAACGCGAAAGCACTACTGCTGCTATATCCGATTATGGCTCGCCAACTGCTGATGAGGGAGTACCTTTCTAAATCTAGAGACTTTTGCATTCCATGTATTATGGATATATGGCAAATATCGCTTCACCTAGGAATCTATTCTCCGCTGCGAAATACGTCCCATAAACCAGATAGCAGCGGTAAGAAGTACAATCCCCAGTAATACCTTCACTATTTTCGAGACTGATCCAATCCAAAGTCCTAAGCTGCTATAACCCTCACCCAAAGTCATGCCAGCAACGGTTAGTAAAACAACCCAAATCAAGCTGCCGGCGGTAGTCCAGATCAAAAATGGCAGCAGGGCCATAAGCTCAATTCCTGCTGGGACGGAGATTAGAGTTCGGATACCAGGTATAAGTCGGCCCCAGAAGACTAAGGAAGTACCATAGCGTTTAAACCAACGATGGCTGCGTGTTAGTCCGTCTGGACCAACGCCGATCCAGCGACCATGACGGGAGATCCATAACGCAATACGCTCCTCATTAATCAGACGGCCAGCACCATACCAAAGCAAAGCGCCAAGGACAGTCCCCAGTAGACCAGCAAGTACAACAGGAACCAACTGTAGTTGGCCCTGCTGCACATAGAAGCCCCCAAGGGGCATTATTACTTCTGAGGGAATTGGTGGTAAGAGATTCTCTAGTAGCATTGCTGCAAAGATGGCTCCGTATCCAGCCCATCGGTTGGCTTCAATGGATTGCCCAAGCCAGTTGGTCAGCTGTGAGAGGAAATCTGAAAGTTCCATTTCGCTGTGTTTGCAGTGAGTTTAATCCTTCCACGAAACAAGCATAGTCTACGGACCAAAAATTAATAGCGATAGTGATCAGGTTTGTAAGGACCTGCAATTGATACACCAAT
Coding sequences within:
- a CDS encoding serine/threonine protein kinase produces the protein MYVWFASCGLDSRRRIAEREQAREGHIWPMVGVLFLLVLFVTTVGWLLLGRSGTHRARLSSNMPEDLVNYSSITTVPSSADMSQRQYLISRLRALQVNRSWFFQLVDTSMLNHDLNSASRLLNSSAEDALLQHVWSELAEEWLTRIEQLPPQLRLRLGNLKVVDWRAQLRALADAGISAPAVDRFINISIQSRFMPRAILGRKPPEPYRQLWYAAALQRLEDVNIKSVIAWTSESTTLSAWVPARGARLITICMLPRNHLILTAKGTPLMQIVIFGNNGKVIVNQGLAPVIKVGPDTGSPLQLVVTNKGMASGLITLAYRTSLLPAVITARIN
- a CDS encoding L-histidine N(alpha)-methyltransferase: MKFPAANLIDLHPAPADMKRLVCQGLRRRPRQLPAWFLYDIEGSKLFDRICEQPEYSLMRTETRLIEQQASAIAQELCKHGQNLNTAIIEFGAGSARKVGPLLQALKPDSYIALDISYTHLQLSIESLQRLYPDVSVLGICCDHSKLEKLPAHPLIGEHHCIGFFPGSSLGNFSSEEAVALLKGFRRLLNGGPLLLGLDHPKAPSRLEAAYNDAAGVSAAFARNLLKRLNLELRGDFIVEQFDYRACWQPEHRRIAMALISCQDQQVNVAGQRWNFSSGEELITEYSVKYDPRAACSIAAQAGWRCRTRWHDPDDDLSLHLLETSA
- a CDS encoding rod shape-determining protein MreC produces the protein MEGRWRRWHGFPHWLLLVLALGLVRWSKGAGFVDAYALLTRPFWPGPTQDQWIRSGVDLENASRLQLLEEDNKRLRELVALEDISGVQRLSAAVISRTVEGWWQQLELGCGALDGVSRGDAVLGPGGLLGRVQSVTPTTARVRLLTAPGSRIGVWLPRVQRHGMLIGAGTNRPRLEFINKDVSIQPGDLVSTSPASTLLPPNLPIGIVQSINMRAVPSPQAVVQLTATAQAIDWAQIHRRH
- a CDS encoding DNA-binding response regulator, which codes for MAAVSPLQSGRSTGERLGEPLSAKSTILVVDDEQIVQRVLVARLQLAGHRVICAQDGEQALEIFHREHPDLIVLDVMLPKLDGFAVCRRLRAESCVPIIFLTALEAISERVAGLDLGADDYLLKPFSPKELEVRITTILRRVGRCPSVSELREISNSQGVLRVADLIVDTNRRQVSRAGDNIALTYTEFSLLELLFREPGRVIPRAEILEQLWGYPPRRAADLRVVDVYVVRLRGKLEPDPRNPELILTVRGIGYASQRFGEITTSAVS
- a CDS encoding ergothioneine biosynthesis protein EgtB, with amino-acid sequence MVLPTSVSNPSTDLATHLQEVRHSSELLIKPLELEDLCLQGMEEASPPKWHLAHTNWFFESLVLRPGLPGFTAIDPRWDLLFNSYYESLGKRYPRLHRGLLSRPTITEILDWRRRVDIGLAQLLQNRSLSPEKRALVELGLHHEQQHQELLLMDLLDGFSRQPLEPVYQHNWRNPPVVKGSQTWLSCDGGLVTIGTSNGFHFDNEGPPHQVWLEPFMISDRLVTNNDYVGFIADNGYNRPELWMSEGWSICQQECWQAPCYWRREDSCADWSWEFTLAGRCLLNPDAPVRHLSWFEADAYARWASARLPLETEWEQARRQYGNLLQEAHGILWQWTASPYRPYVGYVPAAGAVGEYNGKFMTSQFVLRGSSALTPAGHARDTYRNFFPPASRWIAAGFRLALHHSR
- a CDS encoding membrane protein; the protein is MSGLHRQPTCIASALLVPFLTLAEPSWLSLSGVGPSWAVIWLLPWSLVDGPVSGVIAGLCLGLALDSLSIGEISQVPGLTGLGWWWGRLGRCVPPVQRSLNLGLLAWIGSVLLSLTLWGQSLLIGKGTISLLAPWGQRCLLSQALVTGLLTPIVGSWLLLLWRR
- a CDS encoding single-stranded DNA-binding protein; translation: MGINSVTLVGRAGRDPDVRYFESGSVVANLTIAVNRLSRDDEPDWFNLEIWGKQAQVAADYVHKGSLLGITGSYKLDRWADRNSGEERAKPVIRVDRLELLGSKRESTTAAISDYGSPTADEGVPF
- a CDS encoding rod shape-determining protein, which codes for MIRRSDSGAVLFRRFQFSRDIGIDLGTANTVIYVFGRGIVLQEPSVVAIDLERGVPLAVGDEAKLMLGRTPGNIRAVRPLRDGVIADFDAAEQMLKTFIQKGNEGRDIMAPRLVVGIPSGVTGVERRAVREAGLAGAREVHLIDEPVAAAIGAGLPVTEPVGTIIVDIGGGTTEVAVLSLGGTVLSESVRVAGDEISDAISVYLKKVHNLVVGERTAEEIKIRIGSAYPDDEFDQTVLDVRGLHLLSGLPRTIQLRAGDLREAIKEPINVIVEAVKRTLERTPPELAADIVDRGIMLAGGGALVRGISDRISHETGIFTHVAENPLLCVVNGCGQVLEDYKRLQRVLDTPEFVRATVTV
- a CDS encoding DedA family protein; translated protein: MELSDFLSQLTNWLGQSIEANRWAGYGAIFAAMLLENLLPPIPSEVIMPLGGFYVQQGQLQLVPVVLAGLLGTVLGALLWYGAGRLINEERIALWISRHGRWIGVGPDGLTRSHRWFKRYGTSLVFWGRLIPGIRTLISVPAGIELMALLPFLIWTTAGSLIWVVLLTVAGMTLGEGYSSLGLWIGSVSKIVKVLLGIVLLTAAIWFMGRISQRRIDS
- a CDS encoding lysine--tRNA ligase, which codes for MPNLRKIRLEKSRSLKEAGIEPYGLRFEQTHRAEELQLAHTNLPKGEERNITVAIAGRIMTRRVMGRLAFFTLADETSTIQLFLEKTILGESFTQLTELIDAGDLIGVKGTLRRTDRGELSVKVKQWSMLSKALQPLPDKWHGLTNIEKRYRQRYLDLVITPESRQTFRRRALAVSAIRRWLDNHNFLEIETPILQSEAGGADARPFTTHHNALNLPLYLRIATELHLKRLVVGGFERVYELGRIFRNEGVSTYHNPEFTSVEIYQAYTDYTDMMHLSEELISSVCQQVCSGTVLSYQGQEINLTPPWRRISMHALVEEATGIDFTIFPNWHAAAAAMTKAGLRVPGPTYSVGQLLNEAFEQTVEAELIQPTFVMDYPAEISPLARLHRTKPGLAERFELFIAGREVANAFSELIDPVDQRQRFEIQQQRRQTGNLEAHSIDEDFLQALEIGMPPTGGLGIGIDRLVMLLTDSPSIRDVIAFPLLRPESPQHG